A region of the Rhizobium binae genome:
GCGCATTCACGCGAAGGGCAAGTGCCGTGCGTTCGCCGTGGCCGAGCCAGGCGATGCGGGCCGGTAGCCCCTCGAAGGGAACATGCTCGCGCGCCAGCCGGATCCAGTTGGTGATGATCTTGTTTTCGGGAAACAGTTCGAGCAGCAGATCGTCGATGCGGGCGATATCGCTCTCCTCGCCCGAGAGTGCCATCCAGCGGAACGGGCCGATCGCCCGGGCAAAGAGCGGTCTCAGATAGGCTTCAGTGAAGATCGGAATGTCGAAGGCCTTGCTGACGCCGCCCTCCTTCGCCTGGGTGCGGATCAGGTTGCCGTTGTCGAAGACCTCCGAGCCGCGCTTCTGGAATTCCAGCATCGCCGTCACATGCTCGACGATCGAGGCGCGGCTTGCCGCCATCAACTGCCCCTGGCCGTCGTCACGCAGTTCTTTCACCTGATCGAGGCTCATGCCCTTCGGCACATAGCCATAGACCAGATCGTGCGCCGAGGTCTGGTCGGTAACGATATCGGGCACGATTCCGCGCCTTGCGATTTCGGGATAGAGCTCGGCGGCATTGCCGACGAGCCCGACGGACAGCGCCCGCTTCTCCTTCACCGCCGCATCGATCATTTCAAGGGCGGTATCGAGATCGGGCGCGATCTCCTGGAGATAACCAATCTGCTGGCGCTTGCGGGCGCGCTCCGGATCAATGTCGATGCAGAGGATCGCAGCGCCCGCCATGCGGCCGGCGAGCGGCTGCGCCCCGCCCATGCCGCCGAGGCCGGCCGTCAGCACGAAGCGGCCGGCGAGATCGCCGCCGAAGCGCCGCTCGGCAATGCGCATGAAGATCTCGTAGGTGCCCTGGATGACGCCCTGGCTGCCGATATATTGCCAGGCGCCGGCCGTCAGTCCACCCCAGCAGATTAGTCCCTTGCGCTGCAGCTCGTAGAACACCTCGGCCTTTGCCCATTGGCCGACGAGATTGCAGTTCGCCATGATGACGAGCGGCGCCTTGGCGTGCGTACGCACCAGCCCGATCGGTTTGCCGGACTGGATCAGCAGCGTCTGGTTCTCTTCCATCTCGGTCAGCGCGGTGACGATGCCCTTATGCGCCGCCCAGCTGCGGGCCGCCTTGCCGAGCGCGGCATAGACGATCAGGTTTTCGGGATCCTCGCCGACCGATAGCACGTTTTCGAGCAGGCGCAGCAGCGCTTCCTGCCGCCAGCCCCTGGCGCGCAGCTCCGGCCCGCCGGGAATGGGAAATTTCGGATGACGCGGATTGGCCTTCGGCATGGTCGTTTCCTCGCTTTGTTTTCAACTTTTTCCTTCGGAACCCCGCTGGGGAAAAGGGAGTGGCAGGTTATTTGCCCGGCAGCGATTCCACATAGGCGAGCGCGCCATCGAGCAAACGCCGTCTCAGTGCATCGTCGCCGTAAACCTCGGCCGTGGCCCGCACCCAGCCCTGCATTATCCGTTCGCCCGATAGCATCTGGATCACGCCTGGCAGCGCCAGCGCCCAGCCGTCATTGCTCCTGCCGAGGCGGATCAGCATGCCGTCGCTGCGCGCGCCGCAAAGCAGATTGCCGTTCAGCAGGAAGGCCCGGCCGCCGAACATGGATTTTTCGGTCAGCCCCGGCCGATCGCCGAGTTCTTCGCGCAGCAATTCTTCGAGGCCGGGATCGCGCGTCATGGCTCAGGCCTTCGTTTCCAGCGCATAGCGGGCGATCTCGATGCCCATCGCTTTTTCGACGACGGGATAGACGGTGGGATCGAGCACGCTTGCCGACAGCGGGATGATGTCCTTCGGCACATGCAAGATGAAGACGGACATGCCTTCCTGCAGCTGCCCGACGCTGAGCGGCTCGCCCTCCTGAGACAGCGTGGTGATCACGGCGGGGAAGGTGGCAAGCCGGCCGCCATCGGCGTCGTCCACGGCCATATATTCGTTCATTACATGCACCGTCACCGATTTTGCGCCGGAACCGACGATGACCGTGCCGATGTCGAAGGCTTCCCTGGTGTAGACGACGTCCTTTCTAGATATGACGCCCTCGGCGAGGATATGTCCGCCCGTCGTCTTGCAGATCGCGTCAATGACGGCAGCTCCGCCGCCCTTCTCCGCCGCGATGATCGCCTCTCCGAGCGCAAGCGCCATCGAGATGCCGCCGAGTGCGGCATGGCTGCGGACATAGGAAGCGCGCAGCGGGTTGCGGCAGCTGGCGATGAAGCCGCCGGATTGATCGGCGGCGGCACGCAGCACCGGCGAGATCTTCGCCGTTGCCCCCTTCACCACCAGTTCGATATAGCGGTTCTCGGCGCGATTGCCGCCGACCGCCGTCTGGACCATTGGCTCGGGCGAGCCGGCCATGCCGATCGAGCCCATGTCGCCGGTCGGATGGGCGCGGATATCGCCGACTGCATCGACCACCTTGGTGCCGAGGATCGCCGAGGGCAGCCAGCCGTTCAGCGTCGAGGATTTGCCGTTCTGGCCTATCATCAGCCCGGAAAGCTTCTCGCCCAGCGCCTCCTGCAAGAGCTGCACGGCCTTCACATAGTCGATGCCCTGCATTTCCCAGGGCGTGGTGGAGGCCGGCGCGCCGATGGCGGCGGCCGTCGCGATCCAGTCCTCGTCCTTTAGTTCGTCGATCGAGACCAGCTCCGGTTTCCCGACATTGACGGCCGCCAGCCCAAGCATCCGCCCGTGATCGGCCCAGCCACCGCCGCCGGCGGCATAGACGGAGCCGCCCTTGACAGCGGCTTCAACATCCTTCTCAACCAGTATGCGTCCCATTGGCCTTCTCCCGTTTCGAATCCGTGTCCATCTCGCGCACCGCCTCGAACAGCACGGCGGCGCCAAGTGCGATGTCGTCGTTGTCGGCCCATTCGTCGGGGCAATGGCTGCGGCCTCCCCGGCAGGGCACGAAAATCATGGCCGCCGGCGCCACCTTGGCGATCCAGGCCGTGTCGTGTCCGGCACCCGACGCCATACGCCGATGTTTCGCGCCGACCCGCTCGCAGGCGGTTTCGAGCGTCGAAAGCAGCCCGGCATCGCCCGGCGTCGGCAGATTGTCGGACACCCGGTTCGGCGCCTCGATCGTCACGCCGTAGGCGGTCGCCAGCTTTTCGACATGGCCGTCGAGCCAGCGGCAGAAGGCCTCCATGTCGGCGCGGATTTCCGCACGCCCGTCGATCAGCAGCACGACCTTCGACGGCACGACATTGGCGGCATTCGGCTCGATCCTGAATTCGCCGACCGTTGCCGCAAAATGCCCCGGCGTTGTGGCAAGTTCAGCGGCGGCGTTTCGGATGTCGAGCACCAGCTGCGATGCCGCCACCAGCGCATCCGCCCGCCGGTCCATCGGCGTCGTGCCGGCATGATCGGCCCGCCCTTCGACGGTGATTTCGATGCGAGTGATGCCCGCGATCGCAGTGACGATGCCGATATCCTTCCGTTCGGCTTCGAGCACCGGCCCCTGCTCGATGTGCAATTCGAGAAACCCTGCAATATCCGGCCTCTTCTGCTGCCCCAGTACACCGGGTTCACCGCCCACTTGGGCAATGCCCTCGGCAAGGTCGAGATCGCCGCTGACGCGCGAGAGCCAGGACTCCGGCAATTGTCCGGTCATGGCGCGGCTGCCGACGCAGGAGACGCCGAAGATGCTGACTTCTTCGGCGAGAAAATCGACGATCTCCAGATCGTGGTCGAGCTCGATCGTCTGGTCGCTGAGCGCGCGCGCCACCTCAAGCGCCGCAATCACACCGGCAATGCCGTCGAAGCGGCCGCCGTCCGGCACCGTGTCGGAATGCGAACCGAGCATGATCGTGCCGAGCCAGGGTTTGCGGCCCGTGCGCCGGCCGATCAGATTGCCGGCTGCGTCGATCCGCGTTTCCAGTCCGGCCGCCTTCATCCGCGCTTCGAGATAGGTCCGGCCTTCGAGAAAGAGCGGCGAGAAGGCCCGCCGCGTCCAGGGATGTCCCGCCTCGGTGATTTCGGCCAGCGCCACGATATCCTCAGCGATCCGGCTGGCATTGACGGCAAGATTGCGACTCATGCGCTGGCTCCCGCAACGATGTGGCGCGGCGGCGGCCGGACGAACCGGCCGGTGCCGGGCTTGGCCAGCACCTTGCCGCCTTCGGCGACCTTTTCGCCGCGCAGATAGGTGGCCGCAACCGTCCACGGCAAGGCAATGCCGTTATAGGGGCTCCAGCTGGCGACATTGTTGCCGCTTGCCGATGCATCATAGATGCTGTCGCGCGGTTCGAGCACGGCGATATCGGCATCCTTGCCCGGCGTCAGCGCCCCCTTGATATGGTCGAGTCGGAAATGTTTCGCCGGATTTTCCGCCATCAGCCGGGCCGCCCAAGTCAGTGGAATGCCGCGTTCTATGGCGCCTTTGACAAAAAGCGGCACCATGACCTCGAGACCCGGCACGCCGGATGCGTTGGCGAGCATGTCGGGATTGGTCTTGCGGTTCTCCGACCAGCTGACGTGATCGGTCGAAACCAGCCAGACATCGCCGTCGGCCACCTTCCGCCAGAGCTTCTCCACCTCGGCGCGCGGCCGCAGCGGCGGATTAATCTTCGCCTTGCCGCCCAGGCGCTTCACATCGTTCTCTTCATCAAGCGTCAGATAATGGATGCAGCATTCGACGGTCGCCGCAAAACCGTCGCGGCGGTAGGCCCGGGCGATATCGTAGCCGCGCCCGAGCGAGCAATGCACGACATGCGAGGGGCAGCCGGTATTGGCGCCCGTTTCGAAGATCGTGTGCATCGCCAGGAGTTCGGTGATTGCAGGTCGCGACAGGCCGTGCGCCCGCCAGTCGGTGATGCCGCTCGCCTTTACCTGCTCCATGTAGCTGCGCACCGCCTCGTCATCCTCATTGTGCACGCCTGCCGTCAGCCCCGTCGGAGCGATGGCCGCAAAGCAGGCGTCGAGCAGGGCCGGGGGTATGCGCGGAAAACGCTTCGGATCGGTGCCGAAGGTGGAAAACTTGAAGGCGGCGACACCGGCCTCGACCATCTCGCCGATCCGCGCCGGGCCTTCCTCCGGATCGACGGTGCCGTAAAGCGCGAAGTCGACGCGCGCCTGCGGGCCGGCATGGTCGATCTTCCTTTTCACTGCCGCGGCCGAGCAGACAAGATTGCCCTCGTCATAGGGCATGTCGACGATCGTCGTGACGCCGCCGGCCGCCGCCGAGCGCGTCGACCAGATGAAATCCTCCTGATCCTTCTGGGAAAGCGAGTGCACCTGGGCGTCGATCGCGCCGGGCATGATCAGCGCTTTGCCGAGCAGATGCCGCTCGCGCGCTGCGGGCGGCGCGCCGAAGCCGATTTCGGCGATCTTGCCGCCGCGGGCGGCGACATAGCCCTCTTCGAGGATGCGGTCCGGCAGCACCACCGTGCCCTGCAGAACGAGATCGAAGTCCATGCCGCTTCCTCCTAACTGAAGTCAGACCGTTGACGGCCGGGGCAGGGTGGCAAGCGCGAGCGACTTATTACGGCGTTCATGCCCCGACTTGTTAATGTAGAACAGGATTCAGATTTTCAGGCCTTGGCCTGACATCATCCTGTTCGGCTGGCCAGCAGCTCCTCGATGGGCTCCGGCGATCCGAGTGCGAAGAAATCGTCGAAGGAGGCGATTGGAACCTGCTCGATCAGTTTTGCCAGAAACTCGTCCGATCCGAGCTCTTCCTCGATCGCTTCGACTTCGGCCGAAAGCGGCCGGTCGACAATATAAAAAGCCGCGTGTTTGCGCACGACCTGGTAAAGCATGCCGGCGACGCCCTTCGGTTCGTCTCCGAGAATGTCGATTGCCTGGGCCGACAGCAGCGCCTCGAGTGCCGCAAGCCGCTTCAGCGCCTGCATCTGACGCTCGAAGCGTTCGATGACGAGCGGCAGGAAGGCCGCCTCGTCCTCCAGGCCGGCCGCAACGACCAGCGACTGCGCCGAAACGGGATGGGACATCGACAAGACGCGCGAAAAGATCTCGCCGGCAAGCTTGATGATCGGCCCGAAGCCGGTGGCGATCCGGCCCTGCGGCACGAGATTGACCGGCAGGTCGCGCCGCTGGCCATTGCCGAGAATGACGCAGCGGTTGAAGGCGTTGCGTGCCGCGTGCGCCATGCACAGCGCCGCCGATTCGAGCAGGATGGTCACATCGAGCGGCAGCGATCCGCCCGACGTCATCACCCTGCCTTCCACCACCACGGGATTGTCGTCCGAGCGGCCGGTGGCGGCAAGGATCTTGTGGCCGGTCGACAGCAGGTTTTCGATGACGGCGCCGAACACCTGGGCGATCATGCGCAGGCTGAGCGGATCCTGCACATGCGTCGCGACCGGCCAGTTCCATTCGTCCGACGCATTGCACAGCCAGGCGCCGATCAGCGCCTCGCGCGCCGTGCCCACATGGCGGACGGCCTTCCACGGGTCGCGGGAGGCGCCGAGCGCGCCGGCGGCCATCATCGCTGTCGCCAGCAGGATGCGGATCGAGGCCGCTGCGTTGCGTGTCGTTTCCGCAGCTGCGGCAAAGCTCACCGCATTGATGCTGAGCGAGGCGAGGCTGTCGCGAGGCGCCATCCGCACCGGTTCCAGTCCCGCGGCCCGGAAGGCTTCGGCCGCCTGCATCCGTTTGCCGCGATAGACGGCTTCGCCGACGCCGGTCAGCACCGCGCCGATCTGCCCCATCAGGCCGATATCGGCGCAGCCGATCGAGCCGGTGCGGCGCACGACCGGGATGACATCGGCCTCCAGCATCCTGATATAGGCCTCGATCAGCTCCGGCGTGCAGCCGACCTGGCCGGTCAGCGCCGTATTGACGCGGATCGCCATGGCGTTACGCACGACGTTGCAGGAAAACGGCGTGCCGGTGCCGAAATGATGGGCGCGCACCAGACCAAGATTGAAAGTGTCGAGTTCGTCGGCCGACCACTCCACATCCTTCATCGCGCCGACACCTGTCGTCGAGCCGTAGACCGGCATGCCGGAAGCGATCGCATCCTCGACGATCTCGCGGGCGATGGCGATGCGGGCCATGCCGGTTGCCGAGACAGAAATCGCCGCCTTGCCCGCACCGATGCTCACCATCTCGGCAAAACCAAGCGGTCGTCCGGAAAGTTCGATGCCGGGGCGTTCGTGCTGCATGGGCCAGATCTCCTAAACGGTGAGACTAAGCGAGCCCTCCGCTACATGGGATATCCTAAATGCCGAACACAGCATGTTATCGGGAGGCGGTCAGCTCAGCATCCAGGCAATATAGAGAAGCGTCAATGCGATGACCCACAGCGCGATCCTGGCCGAGCGGTTGTGCCGTGCTTCCGCCTTGCCGATCGCCTCGGCTGTCTCCTCGTCGAAACGCAGGCCATGCTCGCTCATATGCAGGAGCTGATGGTGGAATTTTTCTGTCTTTGCCGCAATTTCCGGCACGGCTTCGGCAAGCTTGACCGCCGCCTTCAGCCCGTCCTTGAGATCGGTAGCGATCCGCTTCGGCCCGAGATTGTTGCGAATCCAGTCGCCGACCACGGGCTCGGATGCCTTCCACATGTTGAAGCGCGGGTTGAGCATGCGCGACACGCCTTCGACCACGACCATGGTCTTCTGCAGCATCACCAGTTCCGGCCGCGTCGCCATGTCGAAGAGCTCGGTCACTTCGAACAGCAGTGTCAGCAGCTTGCCCATCGAGATCGTCTCGGCCGGCTGTCCATGGATCGGCTCGCCGATGGCGCGGATTGCCTGGGCGAAGCTCTCGACATTGTGGTGGCCGGGCACATAGCCCGCCTCGAAATGCACCTCGGCGACGCGAATGTAATCGCGGGTGATGAAGCCGTAGAGGATTTCGGCGAGGAACCGCCGCTCCTTCTTGCCGAGCCGCCCGACGATGCCCATGTCGACGGCGACGATCATGCCGTCCGCATCGACGAAGAGGTTGCCCGGATGCATGTCGGCATGGAAGAAGCCGTCGCGCAGCGTGTGGCGCAGGAACGACTGGATCAGCGTATCGGCAAGCAGGTTGAGATCGTGGCCGGCCGCCCGCAGACCCTCGACATCGGACATCCTCGTGCCGTCGATCCACTCCATGGTGATGACGTCGCGCCCGGTGCGCTCCCAGTCGACCTTCGGGACGCGGAAACCGGGATCTCTCTCGGTATTTTCGGCGATCTCCGAAAGTGCTGCCGCCTCCAGACGGAGATCCATCTCCACCTTCGTCGTCTGTTCAAGCGTCTTCGTCACCTCGACCGGCCGCAACCGCCGGCTCGACGGCATGAAACGCTCCTGCATATGAGCGACGAGGTACATGGCCTCGATGTCGTGCGCAAAACGCTGGCGCACCCCGGGTCGCACGATCTTGACGGCGACCTTCTTTCGGCCTTGCGATGTCTCGACTTCGGCCGGATGCACCTGTGCGATCGAGGCGGCGGCGATCGGCTCGCCGAAGCTCGCATAAAGTTCGCCGATCGGCCGCCCGAGCGAGCCTTCGATATTTGCCTTGGCGGCAGCCGAGGAAAAGAAGGCCATGCGGTCCTGCAGCTGCGACAGGTCGTTGGCGAATTCGACCCCGACCACATCCGGCCGCGTCGCCAGGAACTGCCCGATCTTCACATAGGAGGGGCCCAGCCGCTCGACTGCCTGCGCCAATCGGTCGCTGCGCTTCTGATGCTTTGCCTTGCTTCGTTCGAAAATCGCGACGAGGGATTTGGCGAGCGCGACCGAAGGCGGCAAGCCTTCGGAAGGAAGCGCCGACACGACGCCCTCACGCACAAGCACCCAGCCGACGCGCCAAAGGCGGAAATAGGCTCCGAAAGTGCTCATGCCGGAATGCCCCGGTGACGGAGGTTCGTCTCTTTTTTCTTCATTCCCTCAGAGCTTCCAGCCGGAATGCAGTGCGGCGATGCCGCCGGTATAATTGGTGTAGCTGACGCGCGAAAAGCCGGCTTGGCGGATCATCGCCGCGAAATTCTCCTGGTTCGGGAATTTGCGGATCGATTCCACCAGATACTGGTAGGGCTCGGCATCGCCGGTGATCGCCTTGCCGAATTGCGGAATGGCGTTGAACGACCAGGCGTCGTAGATTGTGTCGAGCAGCGGCATGTCGACTTCGGAAAACTCCAGGACCAGCAGCCGGCCGCCGCGCTTCAGCACACGATAGGCCTCAGCCAGCGCGACATCGATCCGCGGCACGTTGCGGATGCCGAAGGCGATCGTATAGGCGTCGAAGCTGGCAGCCTCGAAGGGCAGTTCCTCGGCATTCGCCTCGACGAAGGTCAGATTGCCGGAAAGCTTCTTCTTTTCCGCCCGCTCGGCGCCGACGCCGAGCATCGAGCCGTTGATGTCGAGCACGGTGGCATGCGCCTGTCGGCCCGAAGCCTCGACGATGCGAAAGGCGATGTCGCCGGTGCCGCCGGCAACGTCGAGCACCTTGTAGCCCGGCTCCTTGCGCGGATTGAGCGCGGCGATCATCGCATCCTTCCAGACGCGGTGCATGCCCATCGACATGACGTCGTTCATGATGTCATAGCGTTTGGCGACCTTGTGGAACACCTGGTTGACCAGGCCCTGCTTCTCGCCGCCGGGCACCTCGCGAAAGCCGTAGGAGGTCTCCATGCCGCCATCGGCGGAAGTGCGGCTTTCTGACATCAGGCTGCTCCGTTCCTTCAAGATTCAGGCACGGCGGCCATAGCGAAAGACCGCGCGCGACGTTATCACTGGGCCGCGCTCTCCGCGGCCCACTGGCGCTATAGCGCACATCGTCCTCGGTTGAAACATGTTCGATATAGATGGGTTAAGATGCCGGAATTGCCAGAAGTCGAAACGGTCAGACGCGGGCTGGCGCCGGCGATGGAGGGGGCTCGTGTCGCAAGGCTGGAGCTGCGCCGCAGGGATTTGCGGTTCCCCTTTCCCGATGCCTTGGCGGACAGGGTGTCCGGCCGCACCATCGTCGGGCTTGGCCGCCGCGCCAAATATCTGCTGGTCGACCTCGACGACGGCAACACGTTGATTTCCCATCTCGGCATGTCCGGTTCGTTTCGCATCGAAGAAGGCGCCGGCTCGGCCACGCCGGGAGAATTCCACCATGCCCGCTCGAAGGACGAGAAGCACGATCACGTCGTCTTTCATCTGGAAGGTTCAGGTGGCCCGCGCCGCGTTATCTATAACGATCCGCGCCGTTTCGGTTTCATGGATATGGTGGGGCGTGCCGATCTCGCCGCCCATCCCTTCTTCCGCGATCTCGGCCCGGAGCCGACGGGAAACGAACTTGGCGCCGCCTATCTTGCCGAACGCTTTCGCGACAAGGCGCAGCCGCTGAAGAGCGCGCTTCTCGACCAGAAGAACATCGCCGGTCTCGGCAATATATATGTCTGCGAGGCGCTGTGGCGTTCGCATCTTTCGCCGATCCGCGCCGCCGGCACCCTGGTGACGCCGGGCGGCAAACCGAAGGAAAGACTCGGCCTGCTCGTCGCCTCGATCCGCGACGTCATCGCCGTTGCGATCGCCGCCGGCGGATCGTCGCTGCGCGACCACATCCAAACCGACGGATCGCTCGGCTATTTCCAGCATTCCTTCTCCGTCTATGATCGCGAAGGTCAGGCTTGCGGCACGCCCGGCTGCGGCGGTACGGTCGCCCGTATTGTGCAGGCGGGTCGCTCCACCTTCTATTGCGCCGCCTGTCAGAAATAAGAGAGAACCGGGAGACCAGCATGGCTTACGAAACCCTGATCGTCGAAACCCGAGGCAATGTCGGCCTCGTCACGCTGAACCGCCCGCAGGCGCTGAATGCATTGAATTCCACCGTCCTCAAGGAATTGAAGGCGGCCTACGCCGCCTTCCATGCCGACGAGGCGATCAGCGCGATCGTCATCACCGGCTCCGAACGCGCCTTTGCCGCCGGCGCCGATATCAAGGAGATGCAGTCGCTCCAGTTCGCCGACATCTATAAGAGTGATTTCATCAGCGGCTGGGACGACATCGCCAAGGCGCGCAAGCCGGTCATCGCCGCCGTCAGCGGCTTTGCCCTCGGCGGCGGCTGCGAACTGGCCATGATGTGCGATTTCATCATCGCCTCGGAGACAGCGAAATTCGGCCAGCCGGAAATCACCCTCGGCGTCATCCCCGGCATGGGCGGCTCGCAGCGGCTGACGCGCGCCGTCGGCAAGGCGAAGGCGATGGATCTTGTCCTGACTGGCCGGATGATGGATGCGGCGGAAGCCGAACGATCCGGACTCGTTTCGCGTGTGGTGGCGCCCGAGCGTCTTCTCGACGAGGCGCTTGCCGCAGCGGAAAAGATTGCCTCGCTATCGCAGCCCTCGGTGATGATGGCCAAGGAGGCGGTCAACCGTGCCTTCGAGACGACGCTGGATGAGGGGCTCCGCTTCGAGCGCCGCCTGTTTCACAGTCTCTTTGCCACCGATGATCAGAAAGAAGGCATGGCGGCCTTTGTCGAGAAGCGCAAACCTGCCTTTAAGCACCGTTGAATGCTTTTCGGCGCTTGCCGTGGGAAAGCTTGAAAATCCGCGTTGACGTGGGCCGGCTTTAGGGTTATATGCCCGCCCACGGTTCGGAAAGCCGCTCTGGTTTTCCGCGATTGCTCCCGCATTGCTGGATTTGGTGGCCGCAGGGCCCGCGGTGATGGCGGAGTTTGTTCGAATTCTTGAGAGAGGCATCCATGGCCAATACAACTTCGGCGAAAAAAGCGACCCGCAAGATCGCCCGCCGTACCGACGTCAATAAGGCTCGTCGCTCGCGCGTTCGCACTTTCGTTCGCCAGGTCGAAGAGGCTATCGCATCCGGTGACGCCGACAAGGCGAGGGCCGCTTTCCTGGCCGTTCAGCCGGAGCTTGCTCGCGCCGCCAGCAAGGGAGTGCTGCACTCGAACACGGCATCGCGCAAGGTCTCGCGCCTGGCCGCTCGTGTGAAGGCTCTTTCGGTCTCCGCGACCGCGTAATCTTCCATTAACGATCTCCTCGTTATGATTAGCCCGGTAATTTTACCGGGCTTTTTCGATTCCGCCGATCGGCGTCTTCATGGTTAATCACACGACTGTTTCGTGTCAGGGCCATGACAGGAAAAGTCTTTAAAAAACAATGGCTTGCGCAAGGATGCTTTCGCGCTGCGCGACTCTGGCCTGCGCTCCGGCGACCCTGGGCGAGTCAAGAAGATTTTTATTTTTTTTCTTTCTTTGCGTGTCAAAATAGCCCGAACGGGGAATCTCCTTGATTCAAAAGCGATTCTTTTTTGACGCTAGTGTGACGCCCGAAAAGGGCGGGCGGAGTCAATGGCCGCATCTTAATTTTGCGTAAAATTCATCGTTGATCTTGCCATTTGATCCTGCCTAAATGGCTTCCAACAAAGGGCGCGGACATCACCTGCAGAGGCTCGGTCTTAACTGCCACGTCGGCAGGGCGATGAGTTTGTGTCATTTGTGACGGGGCTTTGCGCTTCCGTTTTTTCAAGCACTTGACGGATTTGAGCCGTAACGTGGCTGTTACGGGGCAGGGATGTTTTGTGCCTATGGCAACCACACGTTTAACGTGAGGCTGCGGGATAGGGGATAGTAATATTGCGTTCGGGCTGGTCGGCCGAAAACGAGGATCGATCGCCAGCCTGGCACGGAACGCCGATGAAGGTTGCCGCATGACCGCGGTACCTGCACCGGAGTTCTGCGCCGGTCCCTTCGGGGGCAGTGTTTGAGTGAACCGGCAGGCGAGCGGCTTCATGAGGATGCCGCCAGCCCGTCAAAGACGGGGAATGCTCGGGCGGCTGTTTAGCGGAGGCCGCCCGGTGGAATTGAAAGGCGGCACTATGCAGATCAATACGATGACGGCAGGCGGGCACGACAATGGAGATGCGGCACCGCAGGCGTTCGGCTCCATTCGCCTGGAAATGGGGGAAGTAAAGGCGGAAATGAAGCAGAGCATCTTGTTTGAGCGCGTCAGCGCGCGCTTGAAGGCCCAGGTCGGTCCCGACGTCTATGCCAGCTGGTTTGCCAGGTTGAAGCTGCATTCGGTATCGAAGAGCGTCGTTCGCCTTTCGGTTCCCACGACATTTCTGAAGTCGTGGATCAACAATCGTTATCTCGATCTCATCACCGGTCTGTTCCAGGCCGAAGATCCGGAAATTCTCAAGATCGAAATTCTGGTGCGCACGGCAACGCGCAGCGGCATGAAGACTGTCGACGAGGTGGTCCAGCCCGAGCCCGCTCCAACTCAGATGCGCCGCCCGGCAAGCGCCCAACCGGCCAGCCAGGCCGTCCAGCAGACGGTTTCGGCTGTTGCCGCCACAAGGCCGGCAAGCCTGGGGTCGCCGCTCTTCGGCTCGCCGCTCGATAGCCGTTTCACCTTCGACACCTTCGTGGAAGGCAGCTCGAACCGCGTCGCGCTTGCGGCTGCCAAGACGATCGCCGAGGCGGGTTCCGGCGCCGTGCGCTTCAATCCGCTCTTCGTCCATTCGACCGTCGGGCTCGGCAAGACCCACCTGCTGCAGGCGATCGCCAATGCGGCGGTGCAGAACCCGCGAGCTCTGCGCGTCGTCTATCTCACTGCGGAATATTTCATGTGGCGCTTCGCCACGGCGATCCGCGACAACGACGCGCTGACGCTGAAGGATTCGCTGCGCAACATCGACCTGCTGATCATCGACGACATGCAGTTCCTGCAGGGCAAGATGATCCAGCACGAATTCTGTCATCTCCTCAACATGCTGCTCGACAGCGCCAAGCAGGTCGTCGTCGCCGCCGACCGCGC
Encoded here:
- the ubiB gene encoding 2-polyprenylphenol 6-hydroxylase, producing MSTFGAYFRLWRVGWVLVREGVVSALPSEGLPPSVALAKSLVAIFERSKAKHQKRSDRLAQAVERLGPSYVKIGQFLATRPDVVGVEFANDLSQLQDRMAFFSSAAAKANIEGSLGRPIGELYASFGEPIAAASIAQVHPAEVETSQGRKKVAVKIVRPGVRQRFAHDIEAMYLVAHMQERFMPSSRRLRPVEVTKTLEQTTKVEMDLRLEAAALSEIAENTERDPGFRVPKVDWERTGRDVITMEWIDGTRMSDVEGLRAAGHDLNLLADTLIQSFLRHTLRDGFFHADMHPGNLFVDADGMIVAVDMGIVGRLGKKERRFLAEILYGFITRDYIRVAEVHFEAGYVPGHHNVESFAQAIRAIGEPIHGQPAETISMGKLLTLLFEVTELFDMATRPELVMLQKTMVVVEGVSRMLNPRFNMWKASEPVVGDWIRNNLGPKRIATDLKDGLKAAVKLAEAVPEIAAKTEKFHHQLLHMSEHGLRFDEETAEAIGKAEARHNRSARIALWVIALTLLYIAWMLS
- the ubiE gene encoding bifunctional demethylmenaquinone methyltransferase/2-methoxy-6-polyprenyl-1,4-benzoquinol methylase UbiE, which encodes MSESRTSADGGMETSYGFREVPGGEKQGLVNQVFHKVAKRYDIMNDVMSMGMHRVWKDAMIAALNPRKEPGYKVLDVAGGTGDIAFRIVEASGRQAHATVLDINGSMLGVGAERAEKKKLSGNLTFVEANAEELPFEAASFDAYTIAFGIRNVPRIDVALAEAYRVLKRGGRLLVLEFSEVDMPLLDTIYDAWSFNAIPQFGKAITGDAEPYQYLVESIRKFPNQENFAAMIRQAGFSRVSYTNYTGGIAALHSGWKL
- the mutM gene encoding bifunctional DNA-formamidopyrimidine glycosylase/DNA-(apurinic or apyrimidinic site) lyase, whose protein sequence is MPELPEVETVRRGLAPAMEGARVARLELRRRDLRFPFPDALADRVSGRTIVGLGRRAKYLLVDLDDGNTLISHLGMSGSFRIEEGAGSATPGEFHHARSKDEKHDHVVFHLEGSGGPRRVIYNDPRRFGFMDMVGRADLAAHPFFRDLGPEPTGNELGAAYLAERFRDKAQPLKSALLDQKNIAGLGNIYVCEALWRSHLSPIRAAGTLVTPGGKPKERLGLLVASIRDVIAVAIAAGGSSLRDHIQTDGSLGYFQHSFSVYDREGQACGTPGCGGTVARIVQAGRSTFYCAACQK
- the rpsT gene encoding 30S ribosomal protein S20 → MANTTSAKKATRKIARRTDVNKARRSRVRTFVRQVEEAIASGDADKARAAFLAVQPELARAASKGVLHSNTASRKVSRLAARVKALSVSATA
- a CDS encoding aromatic amino acid lyase; the encoded protein is MQHERPGIELSGRPLGFAEMVSIGAGKAAISVSATGMARIAIAREIVEDAIASGMPVYGSTTGVGAMKDVEWSADELDTFNLGLVRAHHFGTGTPFSCNVVRNAMAIRVNTALTGQVGCTPELIEAYIRMLEADVIPVVRRTGSIGCADIGLMGQIGAVLTGVGEAVYRGKRMQAAEAFRAAGLEPVRMAPRDSLASLSINAVSFAAAAETTRNAAASIRILLATAMMAAGALGASRDPWKAVRHVGTAREALIGAWLCNASDEWNWPVATHVQDPLSLRMIAQVFGAVIENLLSTGHKILAATGRSDDNPVVVEGRVMTSGGSLPLDVTILLESAALCMAHAARNAFNRCVILGNGQRRDLPVNLVPQGRIATGFGPIIKLAGEIFSRVLSMSHPVSAQSLVVAAGLEDEAAFLPLVIERFERQMQALKRLAALEALLSAQAIDILGDEPKGVAGMLYQVVRKHAAFYIVDRPLSAEVEAIEEELGSDEFLAKLIEQVPIASFDDFFALGSPEPIEELLASRTG
- a CDS encoding enoyl-CoA hydratase; the encoded protein is MAYETLIVETRGNVGLVTLNRPQALNALNSTVLKELKAAYAAFHADEAISAIVITGSERAFAAGADIKEMQSLQFADIYKSDFISGWDDIAKARKPVIAAVSGFALGGGCELAMMCDFIIASETAKFGQPEITLGVIPGMGGSQRLTRAVGKAKAMDLVLTGRMMDAAEAERSGLVSRVVAPERLLDEALAAAEKIASLSQPSVMMAKEAVNRAFETTLDEGLRFERRLFHSLFATDDQKEGMAAFVEKRKPAFKHR